In the genome of Streptomyces collinus, one region contains:
- a CDS encoding SsgA family sporulation/cell division regulator produces the protein MNSFVHKTLVVQLQAGDTDRFSVLAHLSYDAADPFAVTVVFSHDGRVLARWQLDREMLGEALRRPVGVGDVRMRPQARGMWQELRMEFLGDARADGGRHHAVVFAWAPGFAAFLRETYEVVQPGREEVHVDDFLAGVLAGG, from the coding sequence GTGAACTCGTTCGTCCACAAGACCCTGGTGGTGCAGCTCCAGGCGGGCGACACGGACCGTTTCTCCGTGCTCGCCCACCTGAGCTACGACGCCGCGGACCCGTTCGCCGTCACCGTGGTCTTCAGCCACGACGGCCGCGTCCTCGCCCGGTGGCAGCTGGACCGGGAGATGCTCGGTGAGGCGCTGCGTCGTCCGGTGGGGGTGGGCGACGTGCGGATGCGGCCTCAGGCGCGGGGCATGTGGCAGGAGCTGCGCATGGAGTTCCTCGGCGACGCCCGCGCCGACGGGGGGCGGCACCACGCGGTGGTGTTCGCGTGGGCGCCGGGGTTCGCCGCGTTTTTGCGCGAGACGTACGAGGTGGTGCAGCCGGGCCGCGAGGAGGTCCACGTCGACGACTTCCTGGCGGGCGTTCTCGCCGGGGGCTGA
- a CDS encoding DUF6328 family protein produces MRRGRNETEEERADRMWQELIQEVRVAQMGVQILFGFLLTVVFTEKYDDLSGTDQTIYLVTVVLGACATGALIGPVSLHRLVSGRRVKPQAVQLASRLTLLGLVLLLATTTSSLLLILRVATHDGFVPYLVAGVVAWYLLCWFVLPLWTRHRYTSR; encoded by the coding sequence ATGCGCCGGGGGCGCAACGAGACGGAGGAGGAGAGAGCGGACCGGATGTGGCAGGAGCTCATCCAGGAGGTCCGCGTGGCGCAGATGGGCGTGCAGATCCTGTTCGGCTTTCTGCTCACCGTGGTGTTCACCGAGAAGTACGACGACCTCTCCGGCACCGACCAGACGATCTACCTCGTGACGGTCGTCCTGGGCGCCTGCGCCACCGGGGCGCTCATAGGCCCGGTGTCCCTGCACCGCCTCGTCTCCGGGCGGCGCGTCAAGCCCCAGGCGGTGCAGCTGGCCTCCCGGCTCACCCTGCTCGGCCTCGTGCTGCTGCTCGCCACGACGACCTCGTCGCTGCTGCTGATCCTGCGCGTGGCGACGCACGACGGCTTCGTGCCCTACCTGGTCGCCGGGGTGGTCGCTTGGTACCTGCTGTGCTGGTTCGTCCTGCCGCTGTGGACGCGGCACCGCTACACGTCGAGGTGA
- a CDS encoding aldo/keto reductase — protein sequence MDERTFDRSGQHASVIGLGTWQLGADWGDVDDKEALAVLETAAEAGVTFFDTADVYGDGRSEQTIAAFLSGRPDLHVMVATKMGRRVDQIPANYVLDNFRAWNDRSRRNLGVDRIDLVQLHCPPTPVYSTDEVFDALDTLVEEERVAAYGVSVETCEEALTAIARPNVASVQIILNPFRMKPLREVLPAAREAGVGIIARVPLASGLLSGKYTRETVFPENDHRTYNRHGEAFDQGETFSGVDYATGVEAATEFAALAPEGYTPAQLALRWIVEQPGVTTVIPGARSPEQARANAAAARLPGLPGETLTAIRDLYDRRIKDQVESRW from the coding sequence ATGGACGAGCGCACATTCGACAGGTCGGGTCAGCACGCCTCCGTCATCGGTCTGGGCACCTGGCAGCTGGGAGCCGACTGGGGAGATGTCGACGACAAGGAAGCCCTCGCGGTACTGGAGACGGCGGCCGAGGCCGGGGTGACCTTCTTCGACACCGCCGACGTGTACGGCGACGGCCGCAGCGAGCAGACCATCGCCGCGTTCCTCAGCGGCCGCCCGGACCTGCACGTCATGGTCGCCACGAAGATGGGCCGCCGGGTCGACCAGATCCCCGCCAACTACGTGCTCGACAACTTCCGCGCCTGGAACGACCGCTCCCGCCGCAACCTCGGCGTCGACCGGATCGACCTGGTGCAGCTGCACTGCCCGCCGACGCCCGTCTACTCCACGGACGAGGTGTTCGACGCCCTCGACACCCTGGTCGAGGAGGAGCGCGTCGCCGCGTACGGCGTCAGCGTCGAGACCTGCGAGGAGGCACTGACCGCGATCGCCCGGCCGAACGTGGCGAGCGTGCAGATCATCCTCAACCCGTTCCGCATGAAGCCGCTGCGCGAGGTGCTCCCCGCCGCCCGTGAGGCCGGCGTCGGCATCATCGCCCGGGTCCCGCTGGCCTCCGGCCTGCTGTCGGGCAAGTACACTCGGGAGACCGTCTTCCCGGAGAACGACCACCGCACCTACAACCGGCACGGCGAGGCCTTCGACCAGGGCGAGACCTTCTCCGGCGTCGACTACGCCACCGGTGTGGAGGCCGCCACCGAGTTCGCGGCGCTCGCCCCCGAGGGGTATACCCCGGCCCAGCTGGCCCTGCGCTGGATCGTCGAGCAGCCCGGCGTCACGACCGTGATCCCCGGCGCGCGCTCGCCCGAGCAGGCCCGGGCCAACGCGGCCGCCGCCCGCCTCCCGGGACTGCCCGGCGAGACGCTCACGGCGATCCGCGACCTCTACGACCGGCGGATCAAGGACCAGGTCGAATCCCGCTGGTGA
- a CDS encoding cholesterol oxidase substrate-binding domain-containing protein, which translates to MTTGSTNNHPSEASPWTRRGFLLGAAALAALPGLPADPAAAAAELPDFPADVALYRSAYRNWVGEITADGLWACAPDGPDQVVAVVNWAWRHGWRVRARGAAHGWSPLTVTEGTRPGAPVLLVDTAVHLTGLALDSPTAVRAGTGVTMEDLLTFLEEHGLGVTAAPAPGVLTLGGVLAVDGHGTAVPARGEQRQPGHTYGSLSNLILSLTAVVWDDGAGAYALRTFQRDGADCAALLTHLGRSLVTEVVLRVGANTNLRCVSRTDIPAGELFAAPGSGDGRTFASFLDEAGRVEAIWFAFTGHPWLKVWSVSPTRPLTSRKVTRPYNYPFSDNVPTPVAELVGRMTSEAAWYLAPVLGTAQYEAAALGLVTTLSADLWGPSKNTLLYLKPTTLQVHADGYAVLTARDGVQRVVSEFAAFYRERLEAYAARGSFPVNGSVEIRVTGLDDPAATGVAGARPPLLSALRPPEDHPEWDTAVWLDVLTLPGTPDAEAFLREIERFLLRTFDGGSALTRVEWSKGWAYTDDDVWSDQEVLGDVVPAAVGPAAWAEANAALDRLDPHRVYGNAFLDRLFGP; encoded by the coding sequence GTGACTACCGGTTCAACGAACAACCACCCGTCCGAAGCGTCGCCCTGGACCCGCCGGGGTTTCCTCCTCGGTGCCGCCGCCCTGGCCGCGCTGCCCGGCCTGCCGGCGGATCCCGCTGCCGCCGCCGCGGAGTTGCCCGACTTCCCGGCGGACGTCGCGCTGTACCGCTCGGCCTACCGCAACTGGGTCGGTGAGATCACAGCCGACGGTCTGTGGGCGTGTGCTCCGGACGGCCCGGACCAGGTGGTCGCCGTCGTCAACTGGGCGTGGCGGCACGGGTGGCGGGTGCGTGCCCGGGGCGCCGCGCACGGCTGGTCGCCGCTGACGGTGACGGAGGGGACGCGGCCCGGGGCCCCGGTCCTCCTGGTCGACACCGCGGTCCACCTCACGGGCCTCGCCCTGGACTCCCCGACCGCGGTGCGCGCCGGGACCGGAGTCACCATGGAGGACCTGCTCACCTTCCTGGAGGAGCACGGCCTCGGTGTCACCGCGGCACCCGCTCCCGGCGTGCTCACCCTGGGCGGCGTCCTGGCCGTCGACGGCCACGGCACGGCCGTCCCCGCGCGCGGCGAGCAGCGGCAGCCCGGGCACACCTACGGCTCGCTCAGCAACCTGATCCTGTCCCTCACGGCCGTGGTGTGGGACGACGGGGCCGGTGCGTACGCACTGCGCACCTTCCAGCGCGACGGGGCGGACTGCGCCGCGCTGTTGACGCATCTCGGGCGGTCCCTGGTCACCGAGGTGGTGCTGCGCGTCGGCGCGAACACGAACCTGCGGTGCGTGAGCCGCACGGACATCCCGGCCGGAGAGCTGTTCGCCGCGCCCGGCTCGGGCGACGGGCGGACGTTCGCGAGCTTCCTGGACGAGGCGGGGCGGGTCGAGGCCATCTGGTTCGCCTTCACCGGGCATCCCTGGCTGAAGGTGTGGAGCGTCTCCCCCACCCGGCCGCTGACCTCGCGGAAGGTGACCCGGCCGTACAACTATCCGTTCTCCGACAACGTCCCCACGCCGGTGGCGGAGCTGGTCGGCCGGATGACGTCGGAGGCGGCCTGGTACCTCGCGCCGGTGCTCGGCACCGCCCAGTACGAGGCCGCCGCCCTCGGGCTGGTGACGACGCTGTCCGCCGACCTCTGGGGGCCCTCCAAGAACACGCTGCTGTATCTGAAGCCGACCACGCTGCAGGTGCACGCCGACGGCTACGCGGTCCTCACCGCGCGGGACGGGGTGCAGCGGGTCGTCTCCGAGTTCGCCGCGTTCTACCGGGAGCGGCTGGAGGCGTACGCCGCCCGGGGCAGCTTCCCGGTCAACGGCTCGGTGGAGATCCGGGTGACCGGCCTGGACGACCCCGCCGCCACCGGCGTGGCCGGGGCCCGTCCGCCGCTGCTGTCGGCGCTCCGGCCGCCGGAGGACCACCCCGAGTGGGACACGGCCGTGTGGCTGGACGTCCTGACGCTGCCGGGCACACCCGACGCGGAGGCGTTCCTGCGCGAGATCGAGCGGTTCCTGCTGCGTACGTTCGACGGCGGATCCGCGCTCACCCGCGTGGAGTGGTCCAAGGGGTGGGCCTACACGGACGACGACGTGTGGAGCGACCAGGAGGTGCTGGGCGACGTCGTCCCGGCGGCGGTCGGCCCGGCCGCGTGGGCGGAGGCGAACGCCGCACTGGACCGGCTCGATCCGCACCGCGTGTACGGCAACGCCTTCCTGGACCGGCTGTTCGGCCCCTAG
- the melC1 gene encoding apotyrosinase chaperone MelC1 codes for MPELSRRSALTAAAVLATSAGTLSAVVPASAAGHHDSPGTFDEVYKGRRIQGRRASGSGHHGHHGAGYAVFVDGVELHVMRNADGSWISVVSHYDPVATPRAAARAAVDELQGAPLLPFPAN; via the coding sequence ATGCCGGAACTCAGTCGTCGCAGCGCGCTCACCGCCGCGGCCGTCCTCGCCACGAGCGCGGGCACGTTGTCCGCCGTCGTCCCGGCCTCGGCCGCCGGGCACCACGACTCCCCCGGAACCTTCGACGAGGTCTACAAGGGCCGCCGGATACAGGGCCGTCGGGCCTCCGGGTCCGGTCACCACGGGCACCACGGCGCGGGATACGCGGTGTTCGTCGACGGGGTCGAGCTGCACGTGATGCGCAACGCCGACGGCAGCTGGATCAGCGTCGTCAGCCACTACGACCCGGTGGCCACCCCGCGGGCCGCCGCCCGCGCCGCGGTGGACGAGCTGCAGGGCGCGCCGCTGCTGCCCTTCCCGGCCAACTGA
- the melC2 gene encoding tyrosinase MelC2 — MAVRKNQSTLTADEKRRFVAALLELKRSGRYDEFVTTHNAFIVSDTDNGERTGHRSPSFLPWHRRFLLEFERALQSVDSSVSLPYWDWTVDRTPRASLWAPDFLGGTGRERDGRVTDGPFSASGGNWPVNVRVDGRTFLRRSLGSGTRELPTRAEVESVLSMSTYDMAPWNSGSDGFRNHLEGWRGVNLHNRVHVWVGGQMATGVSPNDPVFWLHHAYIDKLWAEWQRRHPGSGYLPAAGTPNVIDLNETMRPWHDMSPADLLDHTPHYTFDV; from the coding sequence ATGGCTGTCCGCAAGAACCAGTCCACCCTGACCGCCGACGAGAAGCGGCGTTTCGTCGCCGCGCTGCTGGAGCTGAAGCGCAGCGGCCGCTACGACGAGTTCGTCACGACGCACAACGCCTTCATCGTCTCCGACACCGACAACGGCGAGCGGACCGGGCACCGTTCACCGTCCTTCCTGCCCTGGCACCGAAGATTCCTCCTGGAGTTCGAGCGGGCGCTGCAGTCGGTGGACTCGTCGGTGTCGCTGCCCTACTGGGACTGGACCGTCGACCGTACGCCGCGCGCCTCGCTGTGGGCGCCCGACTTCCTCGGGGGCACCGGGCGGGAGCGGGACGGCCGGGTGACGGACGGGCCGTTCTCCGCGTCCGGCGGGAACTGGCCGGTCAACGTGCGGGTCGACGGCCGTACGTTCCTGCGGCGCTCCCTCGGTTCCGGTACGCGCGAGCTGCCGACCCGGGCCGAGGTCGAGTCAGTGCTGTCGATGTCCACGTACGACATGGCGCCCTGGAACAGCGGCTCGGACGGCTTCCGCAACCACCTCGAAGGGTGGCGGGGCGTCAACCTGCACAACCGCGTCCATGTCTGGGTCGGCGGGCAGATGGCCACCGGGGTGTCCCCCAACGACCCGGTGTTCTGGCTGCACCACGCGTACATAGACAAGCTGTGGGCCGAGTGGCAGCGCCGGCACCCCGGCTCCGGCTATCTGCCGGCCGCCGGCACGCCGAACGTGATCGACCTCAACGAGACGATGCGGCCGTGGCACGACATGAGCCCGGCGGATCTGCTGGACCACACGCCGCACTACACGTTCGACGTCTGA
- a CDS encoding ribonuclease H family protein has protein sequence MIERMRERVVAACDGASKGNPGPAGWAWVVADASETPERWEAGPLGKATNNVAELTALERLLAATDPDVPLEIRMDSQYAMKAVTTWLPGWKRNGWKTSAGKPVANQDLVVRIDELLDGRSVEFRYVPAHQVDGDRLNDFADRAASQAATVQEPAGSGLGSPEPPPAPDTPAKAPRSRPRAAKAAGSKGSARTIKAKFPGRCQCGRSYAAGEPIAKNDNGWGHPECRTGASV, from the coding sequence ATGATCGAGCGCATGCGTGAACGTGTTGTGGCCGCGTGTGACGGGGCTTCGAAGGGAAATCCCGGGCCCGCGGGCTGGGCCTGGGTCGTCGCCGACGCTTCCGAGACGCCGGAGCGGTGGGAGGCGGGGCCGCTCGGCAAGGCCACCAACAACGTCGCCGAACTCACCGCGCTGGAGCGGCTGCTGGCGGCGACCGACCCGGACGTGCCGCTCGAGATCCGGATGGACTCGCAGTACGCGATGAAGGCCGTCACCACCTGGCTGCCCGGCTGGAAGCGCAACGGCTGGAAGACCTCCGCCGGCAAGCCGGTCGCCAACCAGGACCTCGTCGTACGCATCGACGAACTCCTGGACGGCCGCTCGGTCGAGTTCCGCTACGTCCCCGCCCACCAGGTCGACGGCGACCGGCTCAACGACTTCGCCGACCGCGCCGCCAGCCAGGCCGCCACCGTCCAGGAGCCGGCGGGCAGCGGCCTCGGCTCCCCCGAGCCGCCGCCCGCCCCGGACACCCCGGCCAAGGCCCCGCGCTCCCGCCCGCGCGCGGCCAAGGCCGCGGGGAGCAAGGGCTCCGCCCGCACGATCAAGGCGAAGTTCCCCGGCCGCTGCCAGTGCGGCCGCTCCTACGCGGCCGGTGAGCCCATCGCCAAGAACGACAACGGCTGGGGCCACCCGGAATGCCGCACGGGCGCGAGCGTCTGA
- a CDS encoding VOC family protein, which produces MAVQPEGTPCWADAMFGDLEGAKSFYGDVLGWTFAEASAELGNYTEAYANGKAVAAVVPPMPGQEGLSQWCLYFAADDAAATAGRIRDNGGEVLMEPMQVADFGTMCMARDPGGVVFGIWQAGTHEGFQAMAEPGAYTWAEVFTREPAKSDAFFPAVFSYRQRDMEDGEMDFRIYDLGERTVLGRMKMGEDFPPEVQPYINVYFTVEDCDEAVAKATELGGALRFGPMTTPFGRFAAISDPQGAYFSVIDITKTEGEMPKLTDVA; this is translated from the coding sequence ATGGCCGTGCAACCTGAAGGAACTCCCTGCTGGGCCGACGCGATGTTCGGCGACCTCGAAGGAGCCAAGAGCTTCTACGGGGACGTCCTCGGCTGGACCTTCGCCGAGGCGTCCGCGGAGCTCGGCAACTACACGGAGGCCTACGCGAACGGCAAGGCGGTCGCCGCCGTCGTCCCGCCCATGCCCGGCCAGGAGGGCCTGTCGCAGTGGTGCCTGTACTTCGCCGCCGATGACGCCGCCGCCACCGCCGGCCGGATCCGCGACAACGGCGGCGAGGTGCTGATGGAGCCCATGCAGGTCGCCGACTTCGGCACCATGTGCATGGCCCGCGACCCCGGCGGTGTCGTCTTCGGCATCTGGCAGGCGGGCACCCATGAGGGCTTCCAGGCGATGGCCGAACCCGGTGCCTACACCTGGGCGGAGGTCTTCACCCGCGAGCCCGCGAAGTCCGACGCGTTCTTCCCCGCCGTCTTCTCCTACCGGCAGCGGGACATGGAGGACGGCGAGATGGACTTCCGGATCTACGATCTCGGCGAGCGCACCGTGCTGGGCCGGATGAAGATGGGCGAGGACTTCCCGCCCGAGGTGCAGCCGTACATCAACGTGTACTTCACCGTGGAGGACTGCGACGAGGCCGTCGCGAAGGCCACCGAGCTAGGCGGTGCGCTGCGGTTCGGCCCGATGACCACCCCGTTCGGCCGCTTCGCGGCGATCAGCGACCCGCAGGGTGCGTACTTCTCGGTGATCGACATCACGAAGACCGAGGGAGAGATGCCGAAGCTGACCGACGTGGCCTAG
- a CDS encoding SGNH/GDSL hydrolase family protein: MRKQWIVGAILAGVLLGGCGDPASGPEEPAPAAPRASATTHQRAPASPGPEPGRMTPRVLFLGDSLAMEAQKVLGQELRRDLKARYTGAPYSGTTLCDYLEGTAERSLVPASDKAAALVRRLRPDFVVLQFWGNSWGYTPCMDGITYDKSPARYFRRYDADARRLTEQITAAGGGSRPRIVWVSQGPDPITPDRVRRVNALYEKRAAASGDLVADAGKAVSPAADRYTWTQYLPCTAHERARPGLCTQPGRDRTALHRDDDYLHFCLAPTTTRPKPCPVRSPGILRIAREVTKTIRQAAR; the protein is encoded by the coding sequence ATGCGCAAGCAGTGGATCGTGGGGGCAATACTGGCCGGGGTGCTCCTCGGCGGGTGCGGGGATCCCGCGTCCGGACCCGAGGAGCCGGCACCGGCCGCGCCGCGCGCGTCGGCCACCACGCATCAGCGGGCCCCCGCCTCCCCCGGCCCGGAGCCGGGGAGGATGACACCCAGGGTGCTGTTCCTCGGCGACTCGCTGGCGATGGAGGCCCAGAAGGTCCTGGGCCAGGAGTTACGCCGGGATCTGAAGGCGAGGTACACCGGCGCCCCCTACTCCGGCACCACCCTGTGCGACTACCTGGAGGGCACGGCCGAACGGTCCCTCGTGCCGGCCTCGGACAAGGCGGCCGCCCTGGTCCGCAGGCTGCGGCCCGACTTCGTGGTCCTGCAGTTCTGGGGGAACTCCTGGGGCTACACGCCGTGCATGGACGGCATCACCTACGACAAGTCCCCGGCCCGGTACTTCCGCCGCTACGACGCCGACGCGCGCCGGCTCACCGAGCAGATCACCGCGGCCGGGGGCGGCAGCCGCCCGCGGATCGTCTGGGTGTCCCAGGGCCCGGACCCGATCACCCCCGACCGGGTCCGGCGCGTCAACGCGCTCTACGAGAAGCGGGCCGCCGCCTCGGGCGACCTCGTGGCGGACGCCGGGAAGGCGGTGAGCCCGGCCGCGGACCGCTACACCTGGACGCAGTACCTGCCGTGCACGGCCCACGAGCGTGCCCGCCCCGGCCTGTGCACACAGCCCGGCCGCGACCGCACGGCCCTGCACCGCGACGACGACTATCTGCACTTCTGCCTGGCCCCGACCACCACCCGGCCCAAGCCCTGCCCGGTCCGCTCGCCCGGCATCCTGCGCATCGCCCGGGAGGTCACCAAAACCATTCGACAGGCGGCGCGTTGA
- a CDS encoding aminoglycoside phosphotransferase family protein yields MGAMCAVRMHEDELAIDVLLVGRLIAGQFPQWAGLPLRRLESSGTENAMFRLGADKVVRLPRHPRAVEAIAHELRWLPRLGPGLPAASPEPLGRGEPGDGFPWPWSVYGWLDGHNPVPGRIEEPALLAGDLAACVTALRRIDASEGPPGYRGVPLATRDPFLREALGRLAGRVDTAAVTRVWEETLRAPEHTGPPLWAHGDLMAGNLLVTGGRLSAVIDFGTVGVGDPAVDLIGAWCVLPATARGVFREAVGADEAEWARARGWALSIAVIALPYYWDTNPPVAENSRHVIGEILAETA; encoded by the coding sequence ATGGGCGCCATGTGCGCGGTGCGGATGCATGAGGACGAGCTGGCCATCGACGTCTTGCTCGTCGGCCGGCTGATCGCGGGGCAGTTCCCGCAGTGGGCCGGGCTGCCCCTGCGGCGGCTGGAGTCCTCCGGAACGGAGAACGCCATGTTCCGCCTCGGTGCGGACAAGGTCGTGCGGCTCCCCCGGCATCCCCGCGCCGTGGAGGCCATCGCGCACGAGCTGCGCTGGCTGCCCCGGCTGGGCCCGGGGCTGCCCGCCGCCTCACCCGAACCCCTCGGCCGGGGAGAACCCGGTGACGGGTTCCCGTGGCCCTGGTCGGTCTACGGCTGGCTCGACGGCCACAACCCGGTGCCCGGCAGGATCGAGGAGCCCGCCCTGCTCGCCGGGGACCTGGCGGCGTGCGTCACGGCCCTGCGCCGCATCGACGCGTCGGAGGGGCCCCCGGGTTACCGGGGCGTGCCGCTGGCGACCCGCGACCCCTTCCTGCGGGAGGCGCTCGGGCGGCTCGCGGGACGGGTCGACACCGCCGCGGTGACCAGGGTGTGGGAGGAGACCCTGCGGGCTCCGGAGCACACCGGGCCGCCGCTGTGGGCCCACGGCGATCTGATGGCCGGGAACCTCCTGGTCACGGGCGGGCGGCTGAGCGCCGTCATCGACTTCGGCACGGTCGGGGTCGGGGATCCCGCCGTCGACCTCATCGGCGCCTGGTGTGTGCTGCCCGCCACCGCCCGCGGCGTCTTCCGCGAGGCCGTGGGTGCCGACGAGGCCGAATGGGCACGGGCCCGGGGCTGGGCCCTGTCGATCGCGGTCATCGCCCTGCCGTACTACTGGGACACCAACCCGCCGGTCGCGGAGAACTCCCGGCATGTGATCGGGGAGATCCTGGCCGAGACGGCGTAG
- a CDS encoding VOC family protein, which translates to MTTDGFTTCLWFDGQAEEAAHHYVSIFKNSSIGKIARYPEGALQTAGSVMTVEFTANGHRFLGLNGGPQFKFTEAASFMIFCESQEEIDYYWTRLTENGGEPGPCGWLKDRFGVSWQVVPDRLSEMISDPDPAKASRVTQAFMAMSKFDIAALEKAYAGE; encoded by the coding sequence ATGACCACCGACGGTTTCACCACGTGCCTCTGGTTCGACGGCCAGGCCGAGGAGGCCGCCCACCACTACGTCTCGATCTTCAAGAACTCCAGCATCGGCAAGATCGCGCGCTACCCAGAGGGAGCGCTCCAGACCGCCGGCAGTGTGATGACGGTCGAGTTCACGGCCAACGGGCACCGGTTCCTCGGGCTCAACGGCGGCCCGCAGTTCAAGTTCACCGAGGCCGCCTCCTTCATGATCTTCTGCGAGAGCCAGGAGGAGATCGACTACTACTGGACCAGGCTCACCGAGAACGGCGGGGAGCCGGGCCCCTGCGGCTGGCTCAAGGACAGGTTCGGCGTGTCCTGGCAGGTCGTCCCGGACCGGCTCTCCGAGATGATCAGCGACCCGGACCCGGCGAAGGCGTCCCGGGTGACCCAGGCGTTCATGGCGATGAGCAAGTTCGACATCGCCGCACTGGAGAAGGCGTACGCGGGCGAATGA
- a CDS encoding epoxide hydrolase family protein produces the protein MTSSPADSGIRPFRIDVPQSDLDDLHDRLDRTRWPDELPGVGWTYGVPSGYLRELVRYWRHDYDWRAAEARLNAWPQFTTEIDGARVHFAHIRSPEPDATPLIVTHGWPGSIVEFAGIVGPLTDPAAHGGDPADAFHLVLPGIPGFGFSGPTRETGWEARRIADAWAELMKRLGYERFGAQGGDWGAAISRELGRVHSGRVIGLHLNLLPGAQAAVEPAAGELEALSPAERERTLASWRRWAEWSRDGTGYFHVQSTRPQTLSYALTDSPVGQLAWIVEKFQEWTDSEELPEEAVDRDLMLTNVMLYWLTGTAGSSARIYYERAHARGGRTAAPQDPSTAPTGVASFAGDPQIPLRHKAEQTENIVRWTEFDRGGHFAAMEEPDLLVGDVRAFFRQLRDKG, from the coding sequence ATGACGTCATCGCCCGCCGACAGCGGCATCCGGCCCTTCCGCATCGACGTACCGCAGAGCGACCTCGACGACCTCCACGACCGCCTCGACCGGACCCGCTGGCCCGACGAGCTGCCCGGCGTGGGCTGGACGTACGGCGTTCCGTCGGGCTATCTGCGCGAGCTGGTGCGGTACTGGCGGCACGACTACGACTGGCGGGCCGCGGAGGCGCGGCTGAACGCCTGGCCGCAGTTCACCACCGAGATCGACGGCGCACGGGTGCACTTCGCGCACATCCGCTCCCCCGAGCCCGACGCCACCCCGCTGATCGTCACGCACGGCTGGCCGGGGTCGATCGTCGAATTCGCCGGCATCGTGGGACCGCTGACCGACCCGGCCGCCCACGGCGGCGATCCCGCCGACGCCTTCCACCTCGTGCTGCCGGGCATCCCCGGCTTCGGGTTCTCCGGCCCCACCCGGGAGACCGGCTGGGAAGCACGCCGGATCGCCGACGCCTGGGCCGAACTGATGAAGCGCCTCGGCTACGAGCGGTTCGGCGCGCAGGGCGGCGACTGGGGGGCGGCGATCTCCCGAGAACTGGGGCGCGTCCACAGCGGCCGGGTGATCGGCCTCCACCTCAATCTGCTGCCCGGCGCTCAGGCCGCCGTCGAGCCGGCCGCCGGGGAACTGGAGGCGCTGAGCCCGGCCGAGCGGGAGCGCACGCTGGCCTCGTGGCGGCGGTGGGCGGAGTGGTCCCGCGACGGCACGGGCTACTTCCATGTGCAGTCCACCCGGCCGCAGACGCTCTCCTACGCGCTCACGGACTCCCCGGTGGGGCAACTCGCGTGGATCGTCGAGAAGTTCCAGGAGTGGACGGACTCGGAGGAGCTGCCCGAGGAGGCCGTCGACCGGGACCTGATGCTCACGAACGTGATGCTGTACTGGCTGACGGGCACGGCCGGTTCGTCGGCCCGGATCTACTACGAGCGCGCCCACGCCCGGGGTGGGAGGACCGCCGCCCCGCAGGATCCCTCCACCGCGCCGACCGGGGTCGCGTCCTTCGCCGGGGACCCCCAGATCCCGCTGCGGCACAAGGCGGAGCAGACGGAGAACATCGTCCGCTGGACGGAGTTCGACCGCGGCGGGCATTTCGCGGCGATGGAGGAGCCGGACCTGCTGGTGGGTGATGTGCGGGCGTTCTTCCGGCAGTTGCGCGACAAGGGCTGA
- a CDS encoding ATP-dependent Clp protease proteolytic subunit produces the protein MTALTTLAPRAEEGDTPPTRFDDHLAAQLLAQRIVLLGTQVDEVSANRVCSQLLILSAEDAHTDISLYINSPGGAVHAGLAIYDTMRLIPNDVSTLAMGFAASMGQFLLSVGAPGKRYALPNARIMMHQPSAGIGGTTADIEIQAENLDFTKRTIERITAEHTGQSEETISRDGDRDRWFTAEEAREYGMVDRVVESLADVRPAATRRRMGLQ, from the coding sequence ATGACTGCACTCACGACGCTCGCCCCGCGGGCGGAGGAGGGCGACACCCCTCCGACCCGCTTCGACGACCATCTGGCCGCCCAGCTGCTCGCGCAGCGCATCGTCCTGCTGGGCACCCAGGTCGACGAGGTCTCCGCGAACCGGGTCTGCTCCCAGTTGCTCATCCTGTCCGCGGAGGACGCCCACACCGACATCAGCCTGTACATCAACAGCCCGGGCGGGGCGGTGCACGCGGGCCTCGCCATCTACGACACGATGCGGCTCATCCCGAACGACGTCTCCACGCTGGCCATGGGCTTCGCGGCCAGCATGGGCCAGTTCCTGCTGAGCGTCGGCGCGCCGGGCAAGCGCTACGCCCTGCCGAACGCGCGGATCATGATGCACCAGCCGTCGGCGGGCATCGGCGGCACCACCGCCGACATCGAGATCCAGGCGGAGAACCTGGACTTCACCAAGCGGACCATCGAGCGGATCACCGCCGAGCACACCGGCCAGAGCGAGGAGACCATCTCCCGGGACGGCGACCGGGACCGCTGGTTCACGGCCGAGGAGGCCCGCGAGTACGGCATGGTGGACCGGGTCGTGGAGTCCCTCGCGGACGTCCGCCCGGCGGCCACCCGGCGCAGGATGGGGCTGCAGTGA